One Clupea harengus chromosome 3, Ch_v2.0.2, whole genome shotgun sequence DNA window includes the following coding sequences:
- the acot19 gene encoding acyl-CoA thioesterase 19 — MAGKEPCPLIVVRPSRCIVDEKFLVLVQNLPPGLAVTVHALIHSEDDDFWEAFGHYISDDRGCVNVAKDASIGGSYDGVEPMGLLWSMKPIPGSRPGLRLRKKEVHTPLVVNISVYQGHMNERFKDTRALACAVAERWYMAPGVQRVGITTNGLKGTLFLPPGAGPFPGLLDLWGGGGGLVEYRSALLASHGYVSLALDYMTPKTSGNGTQHVGNDYFEAAFRLLQEHPQVCGDRIAMLGLSFGTSVALGMAVYSPVIKPKCLVSVSGSHVMPVNGSLSDVFAEIKKNAHNTRHDEENRIIWRDLLLPIPDDPSKKVDVGRIQCPVLLLVGEDDQNWPASESAEDMRQMMEKAGNSHLLTIASYPGTGHLIEPPYSPHIRASNFMVAQARTKVIVLWGGQTVPHSKAQEDAWQKTLVFLEDHLYGTKHRCPRPQN; from the exons ATGGCAGGGAAGGAACCATGCCCTTTGATTGTTGTTCGTCCATCCCGTTGTATCGTTGATGAGAAGTTCTTAGTGCTTGTTCAGAATTTGCCTCCTGGACTGGCGGTCACTGTACATGCCTTAATTCACTCTGAAGACGATGACTTTTGGGAGGCGTTTGGTCATTACATCAGTGATGACAGGGGATGTGTTAATG TTGCCAAGGATGCTAGTATTGGAGGGTCTTATGACGGTGTCGAGCCAATGGGTCTTTTATGGAGCATGAAACCAATCCCAGGAAGTAGACCAGGTCTCAG GTTACGGAAGAAGGAAGTGCACACTCCATTGGTTGTAAACATTTCAGTTTACCAAGGCCACATGAATGAAAGGTTTAAAGACACACGCGCTCTGGCGTGTGCTGTGGCTGAGCGCTGGTACATGGCTCCTGGTGTTCAGAGGGTCGGCATCACCACAAACGGACTCAAAGGGACTCTGTTCTTACCTCCAG GTGCTGGACCTTTTCCTGGTCTGCTGGATCtgtggggaggtggtgggggctTAGTGGAGTACCGCTCTGCCCTGCTGGCCTCCCATGGGTATGTGTCTTTAGCTCTGGACTACATGACCCCCAAGACCTCTGGCAATGGCACGCAGCATGTTGGCAATGACTACTTTGAG GCAGCATTCCGATTGCTCCAGGAGCACCCTCAGGTGTGTGGTGACAGGATTGCAATGTTGGGCCTGTCGTTTGGCACCTCCGTGGCTCTGGGCATGGCTGTGTATTCCCCAGTTATAAAG CCCAAATGTttggtgtctgtgagtgggaGCCATGTCATGCCTGTTAATGGCTCCCTGTCAGATGTCTTTGCAGAGATCAAAAA AAATGCCCATAACACTCGCCATGATGAGGAGAATAGGATCATATGGCGGGATTTGCTTTTACCCATTCCTGATGACCCCTCCAAGAAAGTTGAT GTTGGCCGGATCCAGTGTCCTGTTTTGCTTCTAGTGGGAGAGGATGACCAGAACTGGCCCGCCTCAGAATCTGCAGAGGAC ATGAGGCAGATGATGGAGAAAGCTGGAAACAGCCACCTACTCACTATAGCCTCCTACCCCGGGACCGGACACCTGATTGAGCCCCCGTACAGTCCACACATCCGTGCCAGCAATTTCATGGTGGCTCAGGCAAGGACAAAGG TGATAGTTCTGTGGGGAGGACAGACTGTGCCACACTCAAAGGCACAAGAGGATGCCTGGCAGAAGACCTTGGTGTTTCTGGAGGACCATCTCTATGGCACCAAGCACAGAtgtccgcgtccccaaaactaa